Proteins from one Dromiciops gliroides isolate mDroGli1 chromosome 6, mDroGli1.pri, whole genome shotgun sequence genomic window:
- the APELA gene encoding apelin receptor early endogenous ligand, whose protein sequence is MKFQLLFFLFLFCTMGMLLINGQRQGNLALRRKLHRHSCLQRRCMPLHSRVPFP, encoded by the exons ATGAAATTTCAGCTGctcttttttctattccttttttgcACGATGGGTATGCTTCTTATCAATGGACAAAGGCAAG GTAACCTGGCATTGAGAAGAAAACTGCATAGACACAGCTGTCTCCAGAGGAGATGCATGCCCCTCCATTCCCGGGTGCCCTTCCCCTGA